Proteins found in one Leucoraja erinacea ecotype New England chromosome 34, Leri_hhj_1, whole genome shotgun sequence genomic segment:
- the LOC129712927 gene encoding elongation of very long chain fatty acids protein 5-like: MENMQTVSPEPTTRGSFLIRVLNLPSMPLACVYLAIIFFSSSWQKFTKPLEMRKILLVYNMACSIMSLYATFLFVQGLSVADSIFQKEFFPELQHAYLIYWLVKNVELLDTVFMVLRHRNRQISFLHVYHHCSMLLLSDLCYHYYPWPAIAPFLLFNSFIHIFLYFYYGQSAVNPSQRPTWKIRLTQLQIFQFVMDVVLATWGYLFHGFCIYGILYGITMLSLFSNFYFKAFNSKKAT; this comes from the exons ATGGAGAATATGCAGACTGTTAGTCCGGAGCCGACCACCAGAGGGAGCTTCTTAATTCGGGTCCTGAATTTACCGTCCATGCCACTGGCTTGCGTTTACCTGGCCATCATTTTCTTCTCATCATCCTGGCAGAAGTTCACCAAACCCCTGGAGATGCGGAAG ATCCTATTAGTCTACAACATGGCCTGTAGCATCATGAGCCTGTACGCCACTTTCCTCTTTGTGCAAGGCCTCAGCGTGGCAGATTCCATCTTTCAGAAGGAGTTTTTTCCAGAACTGCAGCATGCTTACCTCATTTACTGGCTGGTCAAAAACGTGGAGTTGCTCGATACGGTCTTCATGGTCTTGAGGCATCGGAACCGTCAGATTTCGTTCCTTCACGTCTACCATCACTGCAGTATGTTGCTCCTGAGTGACCTGTGCTATCATTACTACCCCTGGCCAGCCATAGCCCCTTTCCTCCTCTTCAATTCATTTATCCACATCTTCTTGTATTTTTACTATGGCCAGAGTGCTGTGAATCCATCACAGCGACCCACATGGAAGATAAGATTGACACAGCTGCAAATCTTCCAGTTTGTTATGGACGTGGTTCTTGCAACATGGGGCTATCTCTTTCATGGATTCTGCATTTATGGGATCTTGTATGGTATAACAATGCTGAGTCTTTTCTCAAACTTTTACTTCAAAGCTTTTAATTCAAAAAAAGCTACATAA